In Microbacterium enclense, the DNA window GCCCGCGCGCTCGGGCAGGGCCGAGAGGGCGCCGCGGAGGGCCCGCGTCACGGCGACGATGTGTTCGAGAGATGCCGGTGACTCCGCGCCGATCGCCCACACCGGCTCGTATGCGACGGTCACCGCTCCCGCGGGTGCGCCCGCCAGGCGCGCGTGCAGCTGCGCCACGACCGCGTCGGCGGAGACGGCGGAGACCGTCCGCTCGGTCTCGCCGAGGCAGAGCAGGGGAGTGAGGCCCGCGGTCAGGGCTGCGGCGGCCTTCGCCGCGGTGTCGGCGTCGGTCTCGCCGAACAGCCGACGTCGCTCGGCATGGCCGATCTCGGCGACGGTGACGCCGATTTCCGCGAGTTCGGATGCCGCGATCTCGCCGGTGAAAGCGCCGGCCGGATACGCCGAGACGTCCTGTGCGCCGATCAGCACGGGGGTACCGGCGAAGGCCTCTCGCGCCGCGGGGATCTGGAGGTAGGTGGGCACGACGGCCAGCCGCACGGCCCCCGAGCCGATCGCGGGCACGTCGCGGACCAGGCCGGCGACCTCGCTCATCCAGGCGCGCGCGCGGGCGTGGCCGAAGTACGTCTTCAGGCTCACCCCGACCCACACCGGCGCGGTCATCAGCAGGATCCGCTGTTCTCGTACGCGGTGAGGACGGCGACCTTCTCGGCACTCGCCGACGACTCGTCGAAACGGTAGGTGAGCCACTCGCGCACGAGGCGTCGCGCGAGCTCGATGCCGACGACCCGCTGCCCCATCGTGAGGACCTGCGCGTTGTTGGAGAGCACGCCGCGCTCGACGGAGAAGGAGTCATGGGCGGTCACCGCTCGGATGCCGGGGACCTTGTTGGCCGCGATCGCCACCCCCAGCCCCGTCCCGCAGATCAGCAGGGCGCGGTCGGCCTCGCCGTTCGCGACGCGCGAGGCCGCCTCGATCGCGACGGTCGGGTAGGGGGTGTGCCCTTCGGCGTCCACGCCCACGTCGGTGACGGAGGCGACGCCGTCGCTCGCCTCGAGATCGCGCTTGAGGATCTCCTTGTAGTCGAAGCCGGCGTCGTCGGAGCCGATCACGATGCGCAGGGGAGAGGTCATGAGGGGGTTCCCTTCTCAGAAGCGGTGGCCAGGACGTCGGCGACCGCGGTGGTGATGAGCGCGAGCGAGACAGCGCCGGGATCGGGTGTGCCCACGGCGTGCTCGCCATGGGTGCGCGCGCGGCCCTTGCGGGGCAGGAGATCCGCGGTCGCCGCGGCGGCGCGATCCGCCGCGACGGCGGCGGAGGCCCACGCCACCGGGAGGGCGGCGCCCCCGTCGATCGCGTGGGAGAGAGCTGTCGCGAAGGGGACGAGCGCATCGACGAGGGTCTTGTCGCCCACCTCGGCCTTGCCGTAGTCGGTGACCGCGCGCGACGCCGAGGAGACTCCGGATGCCACGTCGGTTCCGGTCGGGGCGCCGGCATCGCCGAGCGTGCGTGAGATCGATCCCAGAATCACCCCCCAGAGGGCACCGGAGGTTCCGCCGGCGCGGTCGGCCCAGGCATCCGCCGCGTGCCGCAGCGTCGTGCCGGCGCCGGCGCCCGCCTCGGCAGCGGCGTCGGCCGCGAGACGAGCCGCGCGGGCTCCGCGTTGCATCCCGATCCCGTGGTCGCCGTCGCCGGCGACGGCATCCAGACGTCCGAGCTCGTCGACGTGCGCGTCGATCGTGTCGGCGATCGCCGCGACCGCGAGGCGGACCGTCTGCGCCGTCGCGCGGGAGGCGTCGTCGGCATCCGGGATCTCCTCGGAGACGTCGACGACGGTCGCGCTCGTGTCGACGCGCTCCGTCGCCGTGACGGCTCCGCGCCGGTAGGCGGGAGTGTCGACGGGGTACTCCCACAGCGCTGCGAGCTCGTCGTCGAGCCAGTAGAGGGTCAGCGACGTGCCGGCCATGTCGAACGAGGTGCAGTACTCACCCACGTGCGGGTCGACGATCTCGATCCCGGCGTCTTCGAGCAGCTGCGCGATGCGCCGGTAGACGACGAACATCTCCTCGTACTTGAGCGAACCGAGGCCGTTCAGCACGGGGATCACGCGCGCGCCACGGACCGAGGTCACCCCGTCGGGGAGCTCGGCGGGGTCGAGGAGTGCCGTGACGAGCAGTTCCGCGAGTCCGTCGGCCGTCGGGATCCCGGTCTCGTCGATCCCCTGTTCGCCATGGATGCCGAGCCCCACCGCCATTCGTCCCTCGGCGACGGTGAACAGCGGCGCCTCGGCGCCGGGGAGCGTGCAGCCGGTGAAGGCGACGCCGAAGGAGCGGGTGCGCTCGTTCGCCAGGGCGGCTACGCGGGCCACTCCCGCGAGGTCATCTCCGCGCTCCGCGGCGGCGGCGGCAGCGCGGAACACGGTGAGGTCGCCCGCGATGCCCCGTCGGCGGTGCCGCTCGGCGGGAGGTGCCGAGGAGATGTCGTCGGTGACCGTGACGGTTCGCGCGTCGATCCCCTCACGGTGCAGGCGGTCTTGCGCGGCGTCGAAGTTGAGCACGTCGCCGGCGTAGTTGCCGTAGGCGAAGAACACGCCCCCGCCGTTGTCGGCCGCCACCGCCGCGCTGTGCACCTGCTGCGTCGACGGTGAGGCGAAGAGGTTGCCCATCGCGGCGGCGTGCGCGAGACCCGGGCCGACGAGGCCGCCGAACGCCGGATAGTGACCGGAGCCGCCGCCCACCACGACCGCCACCTGGCCGGCCGGGGAGGTCGTCGCTCGCGCGACGCCACCCGGGATGCGGCGCACGTATCGGCCGTTGGCAGCCACGAAACCGTCGATCATCTCGTCCGCGAACGCCGCGGGCTCGTTCCACAGGCGGGTCATCGCGCGGGCTCCCCGGTGGGAGCCGACTCACGCACCGGCGCGGGTGCCGTCACCGTGCGGCGGGCGAGGACCGCCATGAGCACGGCCGAGACGAGCAGCACGGCGCCGACGATGAACATCGGCACCTCGTACCCGCCGGTCCAGTCGTGCACGGCGCCGGTGACGTACGGCGCGCTGAAGCCGGCCAGGTTGCCGATCGTGTTGATGAGGGCGACACCCGCGGCCGCCGCAGCGCCCGTGAGGAACTTCGTCGGCAGCGTCCAGAAGTTCGGCAACGCGGCGAAGATCGCCATCGCGGTGAGCGTGATCACGGCGATCGTCAACGCGGGCGACCCCGCGAACAGGGCCAGCGGGATGCTGACGGCACCGACGAGGGCGGGGACGACGATGTGCCAGGTGCGCAGGCCGCGCCGCGAGGCGTCGCGCGACCAGAAGTACATCGCGATCGCCGCCGGGACGTAGGGGATCGCGGTGATCACGCCCTTCTGGAACACATCGAAGGTGCTCCCCGTCTGCTGCTGGAACCCGTCGATGATCGTCGGGAGGAAGAACGCGAGGGCGTACAGGCCGTAGATGAAGCCGAAGTAGATGAACGAGAGCATCCAGACACGGCCGCTGCGGAAGGCGAAGCGCGCGGAGACGTGCTTCTGACCCTCGGCCGTCTCGGCGGACTCCTTGGCGAGGGCCGCGGTGAGCCACTCCTTCTCGTCGGCGGCGAGCCAACCGGCATCCGCGGGCTTGTCCTTGAGATAGAACCACGCGATGACGCCGATCACGATCGCGGGGATCGCGACGCCGAAGAACATGAAGCGCCAGCCTTCGAGCCCGAAGAAGATACCGTGCTGCTGGATGAGCGCCCCTGCCAGGGGTGCTCCGATCACGGTCGTGAGCGGCTGGGCGAGGTAGAAGAGCATCAGGATGCGACCGCGATGCGCGGCGGGCACCCACAGGCTCAGGAAGAGGATCGCGCCGGGGAAGAACCCCGCTTCGGCGACGCCCAGCAGGAATCGCAGCGCCACCAACTGCTCGAAGTTCTGCACCCAGGTGAACAGCAGGGCGACGATGCCCCACGTCACCATGATGCGCGCGAGCCACCGGCGGGCGCCGAAGCGGTGCAGCGCGAGGTTGGAGGGCACCTCGAGCAGGATGTAGCCCACGAAGAAGACGCCCGAGGCGAACCCGAACTGTGCGGCGCTCAGAGCGAGGTCCTGATTCATCCCGTTGGGGGCGGCGAAGCCGATCGCGGTGCGATCGAGGTAGTTGATGAAGAACATGAGGGCGACGAAGGGGACCAGTCGCCAGGCCACCTTGCGGATGGCGCGGCGGGCGACGTCCTGTTCTGCCGCGGGGGGAGTGGGGGTGTCCACGATGACTCCGTTCGATCCATGACGCATCGGCGCGCGCCTCCATATTGGCTAACCGGTTGACCAATTGCAAGTACGGGCAGGTGAGAGCGCCCGATAAGTTGGGGAGGTGCCCGCCTATCCCGCCGCCCGCAGCGACGATCTCGCCGCCGCTCTCGGTGCCCTGCCGGCCGGGACGCCGGTGAGCGAGGTCGCGCGCCGGCTGCTCGATCTGTTCACGGACGGCTCTGTGCCCCCGGGGACGCGACTCCCCCCGGAGCGCCAACTGGCCGCGACGCTCGAAGTCGGGCGCTCGGCGGTGCGCGAGGCGCTCGCCGCCCTCGAGATCCTCGGCATCGTGGACGTGCGGCCGGGGTCGGGGACGTACCTGCGAGGTGCGGCGAGCGACATGCTGCCGCAGACCCTGCGATGGGGCCTGTTGATCGGCGAGAACGACACTCGCGAGCTGCTCGACGTCCGCTCGGGACTCGAGATCTACGTGGCGCGCCTGGCCGCAGACCGGGCCGACGCCGCGGACCTCGAACGACTGAGGCGCGCCCTCGAGCAGATGCGCTCCGACGTCGACGACCTCCGTGCGTTCGCTCGCGCCGACCGCGAGTTCCACGATGCGCTCGGCGCGGCCGCCCGCAACGCGCTCCTGCTCGACCAGCTGCACGTCGTTCGCGCGCTGCTGCAGGTCTACGCCGACCGCGCCGTGCACTCCGCCGACGACGCACGCACCGCCGTCGCCGAGCACGAGGCCGTGTTCGCCGCCCTCCGCGACCGCGACGCCGACGCCGCGGCATCCGCGATGGCCGTGCACATGACGACGGCATCCGCGCGTCTCGTGGGCGATTGATGCCGGGGTGCGGCAGCAATCTCGGTGACGGGGCGGCGTGACGTCGTCCGGCAGGGCAAGATCGAGAAGATGATCACCGTCGTGTCAGCCCCCACCAACCTCGGTCTCCGGCCACCGGAGCCGGGGAGCGTCCCGGGGACGTCGAAGGCCCCGGAGGCACTGCGGGAGGCCGGTCTCTTCGATCGTCTCGCCGCTCGTGGCGCCCGGGACGGCGGCGTCGTCCTCGCCGGGCGGTACGTGGACGACGATGTCACGCGTGCGCCGGGGCGCGTGCGAAACGAGGAGCGGCTGGTCGAGCACACCCGACGTCTCGCGGACCGCATCCACGACGTGTGGGCATCGGGGCGCGCGCCCCTCGTGATCGGCGGCGATTGCAGCATCCTTCTGGCGGCGGGAGTCGCCTGCGCCCGAGAGGGCCGCGCCGGCCTGCTGCACCTCGACGGGCATACCGACTTCCGTCATCCCGGCAACAGCGAAGACTGCGCCAGCGTCGCGGGCGAAGACCTCGCGGTCGCAGTGGGGCGGCACTGGCCCGCGCTGGCGGACATCGACGGCCTCTCCCCGTACTTCGACGCGTCGACCGTGGCCCATTTCGGGCATCGGGCGAACGACGAGCACGCCGAGGAGGCCCGGAACGTGGTCGCCCGCGTTGTCCCGGCGTCCCTCCTTCTCCAGCAGGGGCACGGGCCCGTCGCCGACGACCTCCGTCGCGTCGCCGGGCGCGGGTACTGGCTGCACGTCGACGTCGACGTGCTGGATCCCACCGTCATGCCCGCCGTCGACAGTCCCGACCCCGGGGGGATCGATGCCGCGCAGCTGACGAACCTCCTGGCTGCGCTGGCGCCCTCCGCGCGGGGCGCCTCCGTGACCGTCTTCGACCCCGACCTCGACCCCGACGGTTCCCGCGCGCGCATCCTGACCGACGTCATCAGCGACGGGCTGAGTGCGTTGGGTGCCGCCGTCACGAACGAGCGTGCCCAGCCCCGCGGAGCCGCGCACGCGTGACCGCGCGCGGAGGCCGCCGCTCGCGGGAGGGGTCGATCACCCGGGTTCGGCCGCCGTCGCGGGTGCTTCCACGTGAACGACGACCTCGTGGTGGATCGGCGTCCTGATGGACCGGGCGATGAAGCAGTAGTCGCCGACCTGCTCGTGGAGGTGCGCCGCCGCCGCGGCATCGCTCCCGGCCGCGACGGTCACTGTCGGGTGGAGAGTGACGCTCTCGAACTGCCCGGCCCCGTTCGCTTCTTCGACCATGACCCCCGTCGGATGATCCTCATAGGCGGTGACGATCACGCCGGCCCGCGTGGCGAGGTGAAGGTACCAGAGCATGTGGCACTGCGCGATCGACGACAGGTAGAGCTGCTCGGGGTTCCATCGGCCGGGATCGCCGCGGAAAGCGGGATCGGATGATCCGAGAATCACCCCGGGCCCCGCGGCGGTCACTCTGTGATCGCGGGAGAACCCCCGATATGCGCTGGTGCCCGTGCCGGTGTTGCCCGTCCACGTCAGCGCGATCTCGTAGTCGTGTGTGGTCACGGGGTGCTCCTCGTCTCGGGTGAGTTGGCGGCCGACGCGTCACGGGTGGCGAGTGCGTGGGCTTCGACGGCCGCTCGCGTCCGCGGGGCATCGCCGGCGCGGAGTGCGTCGAGGATGGCCTCGTGCTCGGTGTGCACGACCTGGGTGCGGTCGGGGGCGCTCAGGCTGCGCCGCGTGCTGAGGACGATCTGGTCCCACCAGCGCCCGAGCGTGCCGCTGATCACCGGATTGTCGGCGAGCGCGGCGATCGCTTCGTGGAATGCGCGGTTCGCTTCGACCGCGCGAGCGAGATCACCGGACATCGTCAGCTCATGCGTCTGGTCAGCCAGCGCATCCAGTGCTGCGAGACGAGCCGGGGTGACCTCCCCGCCAGCCACTCGTTGCGCCGCCAGATAAGCGGCCCAGCCTTCGAGGCCGGCGCGTGCCGAATGCAGCTCGGCACGTTCATCCGCGCTGAGGATGCGGAGGCGGACCCCGCGTCCCTGTGCTCGCACCAGCCCGTCGCTCTCCAGCCGCTGCAGTGCCTCCCGCACCGGGGTGCGACTGACCCCCAGCTGCTCGGCCAGCCGGGATTCGGCGACCCGCTCGTCTTCGCCGATGCGGCCCGTCATCACCAGGGCCCGGAGCGATTCGTACACCATCACCACGTGATTATTGCATGCAATAAGGTTTATTGTGTGCAATAAGCCGGATGGAGCCCGACGCGGACAGCGGAGCACGTGGTGACATCGACACGCTCAGCTCCGGTGCCCTTCAGCGGTCGCGTTCGTCGTCCGTCAGGAAGCCCGGGCGCGTTCGTCGCTGCTCGAGCGGCTCGAGCTCCTGGAAGAACGTGACCTGCCACCCGGCGGGGCCCTGGACGCGAGCGTTGAGCGAGCGGAAGGGCGTGCGGGTGGGCGGCGCGAGGACTGTGACATCTTCCGCGGCCACACGTGACACGGCCGCCGCGGTGTCGGCGACCTCGAGAGCGATGCGAAGAGAAGGTGCGGCGGAGGGCGGCATCCCCTCGATCTCATCGATGCTGTTCACGTGCGCGGAGGTGGCGAGCTCGATCGTGGCCACGCCGGCGTGCAGGATGGCGACGCGATCATCGCCGTCCGTGGCGAACGCGGCCTGCTCGGGCATCCCCAAGACGTCGCGATAGAAGCGCAGGGCCTCATCGAAGTCGTCTGTCTCGATGATCAAACGCAGCTGCCTCGGTGTCGTGGAGGGTGTCATGGTCCCCACTCTCGCCCCTGACGTGGGCGTCAGGGGCAAGCTCCCATCGCGCGCGGAGCGCGGCAAGGGCCGCGGTCTCCCGGTCGATCGCTCGCCTTTCACTCGCGAGGCGTTCTTCCGCGGCGTCGAACGCCTCGCGCAGGCCCGCGGTCGACGCCCCCGGCTCGGTCAGCGCGGGAAGGAGGGTGGCGATCACCGAACTGCAGAATCCCGCGTCGAACAGATCCCGGATCGTCGCGACGACACTCGCGTGGTGGGGGTGATAGAGCCTCTGCCCCGCCGAGGTCCGCTGGGGAGCGAGCAGACCCTGCTCCTCGTAGTAGCGCAGGGCTCTGACGCTCGCGCCCGTCCGGTGGGCGAGTTCTCCGATTCGCACGCGTCGATTCTCCCAACTCCTGCCCGGCCGATGTCTGGGTTCGTGCGAGCGGTCGTCATCCGCCGAACGAGACCCGGTCTCCGCGCCATCCCGAGGTGCGCAGGAACTGCTGCCAGCTGAGGACGCCGGGATCGATCGATCTGTTCCAGGTCAGGTCGCGCTCCGGCGCGAAGTAGCCGTGTTCGACGGCGTAGTGGGCCATTCCGTGCACCTCGTCGGCGACGAGCGGTTGCTCATCAAGCTCCGGGAACCAGGTGGTCAGCTCGTCTCGTGAGTACGCGCTGCGGTACTCCGCTCTGCGGCCCGTCACGCGGGAGAAGGCCTCGACCATCTCGGCGGGGGAGATGACCTCGCCCACGATGGGCAGGGTGGCACCCGCGTACCGCTCCGGGTGGCTGAGGATCTCGCGGACCGCCGGTCCGGTGGCGGTGAGGGGGTCCACGAACGGGGCGCGGAAGTCCTCGGGCAGGTAGAAGGGCATGAGGACGGTGTCGCCTTCGACGGTCGGCGCGTAGTACTCGAGCGCGTTCGTGTAGAAGAACGAGAGCATCACGAAGGTGTGGTCGACGGGCAGACGTCTGATGTGGTCGGCGACGAGGGCCTTGTCGGTGAAGTGTGGTGCGAACAGCGTGTGCCCACTGCGCTCATCGACGTTCTCGAGCGTGCTGAAGACGAGATGGGAGACACCTGCGTCGACGGCTGCATCGGCGAGCTGGCGTCCGAGCTCGAACTCGTCGGACGACGGGGGCGAGACCGGGGGTGTCATCAGGTAAGCGGCGTCGGCGCCGCGGAAAGCGTCGGCCAGTGCTCCCTGATGGCCGGGCGACAGGGGGGCCTCGACCAGCTCGGCGCCTCGTTCGGCGAGACGTCTCGCCTGCTTCGACGAGACGTCTCTCGTGAGCGCTCGAACACGGAATTCTCCGCTGTCGACCAGGGTGGCGACCACGCTGCGCCCTTGTTTGCTCGTCGCCCCGGCGACCGCCACGATCGGTCGGCTGTCCATTCCCACGATGCGTCTCCTCCTGTGACCGCCCTCGCGGCGATCATTCATATCGATGTAATGCGATGTGTCGATATGGGACGCTACCCCATGAGAGAATGAGAAGGAAACCGGTCATCGCGGGAGGAGCGTCAGCATGTCGAACCGCGACGCCGCACCGTCGGATCCCGGATATCCGGACGTCGTGACGGGTCTGAAGGCGCTCGCCAACCCCGTGCGGTGGCAGATCATGCGCTGGCTGAGCGACCCCCACGTGGAGTTCGCGGAATGGGAGCCCATCGCCGACCGCGACGAGTTCGGCGTGTGCGTGAGTCACGTGCAAGCCAAGTCCGGCCTGGCGCAATCGACGGTCTCGTCGTACATGGCCACCCTCGAACGCGCGGGCCTCGTCCGGTCGACGCGCATCGGGAAATGGACGCACTACAAGAGCGATGCCCAGGCCATGGCACGCCTCTCCGACGCCCTGCGGGGGTGAGCGGCGGGGAGAACGAGCCCATTGGGACCCAACAGCATGGCGTCACGGGAGGACGCGAGCACCTCAGCTCTCCGGGCGCCCCCCATCGTCGCGCGGACAGGGCCCTGAACGAGGACGCGAGCAGTCGCTCGCCCGGGTCGAGGGGCACCGGCGTGAGGGTTCACCACCCAACGTGTATCCGCCGCTGCGGGCGCTCGTCGAGGCGGGCATCGTCCGTTCGAGGGCGGAGCACAAGCTCGTCGCGTCTGGCGGAGCGAGGAGATCCTCGACGCTCTCGACGCATTCGCCGCGCCGTGCCGCCCCCGTCGTGTGCCCCGCCCTGTCGCCTGGGGTAGGCGGCGTTGACCATGTGCGGCAAGTGAGCGTTCCTGGGCGGTGCATCGTTTGCCCCGAGTTGGCGCCTCGCGACTGCGGCGTTGACCATCTGCGGCAAGCGAGCGGACGGGGGAGGGAGGGCGCCTCTCTCACACGCGCGACAGCCGGATCGCCATGAACTGCCGCCCCGGGAGCGTCACGCGGGCGGTCCCCGAATGGATGCCGTCGACCCGGTCGATCGTCGTGTTCCAGGTGTCGATGACGTCGATGACCCAGTCGCCCTCCCCGAGCACGACGTTGCGGAAGCGCGGGCGGTTGAAGCCGAAGTACGCCACCCGAACCGTGCCGTCGGGGGACTGCGCCCAGGGCACGTCCCAGTCCGAGGGCGCCGGGTCGAGAACGCCGCCCGGAACCTCGGCGAGCACCCGCTCGAGGAAGCCGATGCGCGCGGGCGAGGTGCCGTGCAGCACGCCGCCCTTCGCCCACCAGAGCACCTCGCTGTCGGAGCCCGCGGCATCCGGAGTCTCCGCCGCACCCATGGGGGCCGGAAGGTATGTCTCGCCGTGGCCCACGTACCCGCCGCGGACGGCGCCCTCCCAGAAGCGGCGCGTCATCTCCTCGCCCGTGATGTTGCCCCAGCCCTGGTCGATGTCGCCCTCGTAGGCGCACTCGTCGATCACGACCGGCTTGCCCCAGCGCTCGCGCCACTCGTCGGTGTTCTCCGCCGTCCGGTACACGTCGACGCGCTGGATGCTCACGTGCGTGATCCACGGGCGCGAGTAGTCGTAGAACGGACGGCAGTTGTGGATCGAGTTGAGATGGTGGGCGTGGTCCTCGTCGCCGACGATCGCGGCGAGGCGCTCCCAGTCGTCCTCGTCCTTCGCCCAGACGAGGTCGTACTCGTTCGCCATCGACCACCACACGTTCGAGAAAGCAGCCAGACGCCGCACCACGTAGCGCACGTAGCGGTCGTCGACGGCGGGTCCGAGGTCGGCGAAGCCCCAGCGGTCGTAGGCGTGGAAGAGGATGAGGTCGGCCTCGATGCCGCGCTCATCGAGCTGCGCGATACGCCGCTCCAGGCGGCGGAAGTGCGCGGGGTCGAAGCGCTCGAGATCGAAGCCGCTCTCGAGCGAGCCGGGGAAGACGAAATCGTCGGGCTCGTTGGCGTTGAAGAGGTACGACTTCGGGAAGAGGCACATGCGGATCTTGCGGAACGGCCCGTCGGTGAGGGTCTCCAGCGTCTGCTCCTGGAGGGCGTCGGGCTGGTGGGTCCAGGCGTAGGCCGTGGTGCCGAGCGGGCGATGGCGTGTGCCGTCGGCGTGGGCGAAATGGAAGCCGTCGACGCGGACCGGTCCGTGCGCGCCGTCGCGGGCGGCACCGACCTGCGCCTCGCCGCGCAGGGCATCGAGCGATCGCGCGGTCGCGGCGGTCGCGAACGTCCACCGCCCCTCCTGGTCGGCGAGAACGCGCAGGACCCACTCGCCGTCGCCGTCGTAGAACCCGCCGACGCGGACGGTCGAGCCGTCGGGGCGCGTGAACTCGGCGTGCAGGTCGACGTCGACGAAGGGGTTGCCGTGCGACGGCCCGTCGACGCGCACCTCGAGCACGCCCCAGCGACTCGCCGCGGCGACAGGGCGCACCGTGGCCGACGCGCGTTCCACGTCGTCGCCCTCGTAGGCGGGGTCGGGAGCGATCGCGGGGAGATACGCCGGCCGCTCTGCCCCCTCGCCGATCTCGGCGAGCTCCGCCCAGAGCTGCGCCCGCGCCTCGGGGGATTCCAGCGACGGGACGAGCGCGATGAGCGAGCCCAGCCGACCGCCGCGGAACTGCGCCGCCATGGGAGAAGCGGCGAATCCGGGCATGAGGCGTTCGAGCACCGCGCGGGCGCCGGGATGGTCGAGGGCTTCGCCGAAGGTGGAGCGGCGGTCGAACATGGGGTCTCCTCGGGAGCGTCAGGCGGGGTCTCGGCGTGGGGTCGGGTGGGGTGCGCCCGGCGACGGATGCGGCGGATGCCGCGGGTCAGGCGGTCGCGTCGCGGACGGCGCGGTCGACGCGCTCGAGCACGTGCG includes these proteins:
- a CDS encoding DUF5605 domain-containing protein; amino-acid sequence: MFDRRSTFGEALDHPGARAVLERLMPGFAASPMAAQFRGGRLGSLIALVPSLESPEARAQLWAELAEIGEGAERPAYLPAIAPDPAYEGDDVERASATVRPVAAASRWGVLEVRVDGPSHGNPFVDVDLHAEFTRPDGSTVRVGGFYDGDGEWVLRVLADQEGRWTFATAATARSLDALRGEAQVGAARDGAHGPVRVDGFHFAHADGTRHRPLGTTAYAWTHQPDALQEQTLETLTDGPFRKIRMCLFPKSYLFNANEPDDFVFPGSLESGFDLERFDPAHFRRLERRIAQLDERGIEADLILFHAYDRWGFADLGPAVDDRYVRYVVRRLAAFSNVWWSMANEYDLVWAKDEDDWERLAAIVGDEDHAHHLNSIHNCRPFYDYSRPWITHVSIQRVDVYRTAENTDEWRERWGKPVVIDECAYEGDIDQGWGNITGEEMTRRFWEGAVRGGYVGHGETYLPAPMGAAETPDAAGSDSEVLWWAKGGVLHGTSPARIGFLERVLAEVPGGVLDPAPSDWDVPWAQSPDGTVRVAYFGFNRPRFRNVVLGEGDWVIDVIDTWNTTIDRVDGIHSGTARVTLPGRQFMAIRLSRV